In Centroberyx gerrardi isolate f3 chromosome 14, fCenGer3.hap1.cur.20231027, whole genome shotgun sequence, the genomic stretch AGGGTTGAGGTGCAATATTCAGAGTTTGGATTCAGGCTGAGGCGTGTTATGAAAAAGCAGAGTTCTACAGCTCAGTCTCTTATGTACAACAACAGTCCGATaaagaaaaaggacaagagagagcgagagcactcctccctctctccttcctttttaaAAACATGCCCACTTTTCACTCCTAGGGGCACTAGCTCCCTTCTTCCTCACAGCTCACTGATACAGCAAGTTCTGTTCAAACCAACCATCCTAAGCGCCGCCCTCTTCTggacagcagtagtagtagcagcaaaggagaatctcttcctctccctcctttcttccatcctcctcttcacgCTCTTCtctcgtgttttttttttcctgtctttagTGTTGAGttgcttttgttttctcaagTACGAATTCTTCAGTCTCAGTTCTGTGTGGTTTTGTTTCcattctgcagtgtgtgtgtgtgtgtctgtgtgtgtgtgtgtgtgtgtgtgttttctctccttcaacatgtgtgtggcagggtgtgtgtgtgtgtgtgtgtgtgtgtgtgtgtctccttcagtgtgtgtggcagggtcAGTGAATGTATGTCTGACAGGACGGCTCCGCGTGCCGCTGTCCTCCTCACCTCAGCGCCCCCGCCAGCACTAAAACAACacactctgcctcctgctcttcccctgggctgagagagagagagagagagagagagaggagagagagagagagagagagagagagagagagagaaggagagagagagagggagggagagagagagagagagatgacaaaaGGTTTGGatttgatggacacacacacacacacacacacacacacacaccaccagatTCCACTCCATGCCAACAACAAACAATATAGTATCACAATGGCCAAGACCCAAACAATATGATCATATGTTTCTATATGATACTGTTAGGTAACCTCATGTCAAAACCTAAAACATACTTACCAGTAGCTGTAACACTCAAAACTGTGCAGTAAAACAAACACTCATATTCATGCtaagaaatagaaaataaatgcaacacacacacactacaccaaACCCATGTAGACTCACACTTACAGACTCAACAAAAAGGCTACATCTCCCGCTGGAGAAACCTGAACAGAACTGCAAATAAAGAGAATCAAAATGACTCCCCATTCTCTAATCACATCCTTCCCAGAATGCCCTCTGATGAGCATATCACGCCTCTTTCATCCCCTGAAAAAACACGAGAGCGGCTTGCTTCCCTCAAAGAAAAAGAGGATTAAGTAAAGTGAAAGCTGAGATGATGCATGTTGGATGCAGCGGGGCTCGAGATGCGAGGGGAAGGCGAAATGcgagaaatgaaaaagaaaatggagaaatggagaaaacaacaacaaaaaggacCGAAGGATACGAGCATAACCACGTTAAGAAATATTAAGAAATAGGTTGTTGTGGTTCGGGGAGTGCaagtggagaaaagagagatggaacaGCATTCAAACCAGTTcagcaagaggagaggagagccatACACAAAGTTGGATTGCAACAAGACAAAGCACAGATGGACAGAAGAAAAGAGGCAATGTGAAAGGGAAATAGGTAGAAACAAGAGAGGGGGAACTGaatagaagaaagagagaatgaaagagaccGTATTTACCAGAATGGTAGGGGCCACTCAGCCtgtggaaggggaggagagattgTGACTCTGAGCCCTGGGATtggctgcttctctctggaAGTACTGCGAGGGGGCGGAGCCTAGCTTATGGGCCATCGCTTTTTAGGGTTGGGGAAGGGTtgaggggttggggggtgggggggggggtggggtggggatgggggtcGAGGTGTTATGGAGGAGTTGGAGTAGGGCACACAACAAGGGAGATCGATAGAAAGGATTAAGGAAAAGATGgacacagaggaaaagagagcatGGGtaccgagagagaaagaaagagaagggacaGTTTCATCAGAACATGATAAGAGAAGCAGTGGAAGAggcaaggaagagaaaaaggagacacacacacagactgagacagTGATAGAGACAGAGTCATTGGAGTAAATCTAAGCAGATGTCAAGTATGCACAGTGAATGTACAGTAGCCTGGTTCAGACAAAAGCAGAACTCTTCAGCAACATCTCTTCAACCACATACTGCTTTGTTCCATTTGTTTGGTTATCAATGGATACATAAGGGAAAGTAAGACCACCTAAGACTTCTTCATGCATCTCTGAATATCCAATTGAATAATTACATCTGAATTATGACATTAAAACTGCTAAATGTAAGAGAGGTTACAGTAGAGTGAATTTCGACAGCTTCTGTAAATATTGGGGGTTGGTGGAGTATGAACCAGGCGTAGCTTTGGTGATTGACTGGGacactgtgtgactgtgtgtgacatGTATGATCACACAGTGGCATGAGAGACAACAGAAAGCAcactgttagagagagagaaagagaaaggtaaatagagagagagaagggcagagagatagagaaaggaagaggataGGGAGCAAGACCTACGCATTGGAGTAAAGGCACTTTTTTTATTCTCACTGAGAATTCCTCATTCCcctcattcccccccccccccccccccccccgcttctCCTATCTTGGCGGACTCACCTGTCTCTGGGTAGACTGAGGACCTTTTCCCTGGGTCTCTCTGGAGCTGGATGTCCTTTACTGAGAAGATGGATGCAGCTGAAAGCATAGGAGGTTGGTGAGACTgggtgtgtactgtatgtgcgtgtgtgtgtgtgtgtgtgtgtgtgtgtgaatctgctTGTATGAAGGAATGTACTCACTGTCAGCCAGTGTTTGAACCTGATCCCCAAGACTTCTGAAATATGGGTGTCTGAGAGCCTCCTCGGCTGAAACACGCTTCTTAGCCtcaaactagagagagagagagagagagtgagagagagagagagaaggggagaaggggtagagaaacagagagagatgggagttATTTTTGTCCCCATGCAAAAAGTGAACAAATGATGTCATTATTATTCGCTATTATCTGTATACAGCAATGTTCTTTACCTGTAGAAGCAATGAGAGCAGGTCATGGCCATCATTGTCTAtcctgtgtgacagagagagagagagagagagagagagagagagagagagagagagagaattgggtGTCATGGCAGTCGAATGCTGACCCTTGCCATATAGAGCAGTCTAGTGTTCTTGCCATCTCAACAGGGGCGGAAATGCTTGACTACAGTTCCTATTGAAAATCAATCCTGCATCTTCTCTTATTACTTGTAACAGTCTCACAGTCACTTAATCTATACACACACGCCCACGCCTGtccacgcacacatacacacacacacacacacaaatctacaCACCTGGGTGCGTGGTTGACAAGTGGCTCCGCATTGTATCGGGGGAAATTGTATGTCTTAAACTCTTCACTGGTGGTGATGCCTGGCCAAGTCTCTTCTGTAGGAGTGCCTGTTTGGAGGGAAAGAGGGTCAGTCAGCATATATaagtgtacacacaaacacacacacacacacacacacacacacacacacacacaagaatgcatATGCTATCAAATACACATCCAAACTCCTCTGGTGTTGTCTCACCAAGGATGCGGAATATGAGGTGGAGCTCATCCTCCACAGTCGATCCAGGGAAGAGAGGTCTGCCTGTGATCATTTCATAAAAGATACAGCCCACACCCCTGGACACAGAGACGAGAACAGTAGAAAAACAGTCAGAATACTTCATACTGAACAGttgatcacacacactgcaacataTCATATGTCCCCCGCGATGAAGTCGGGGGAGggactatatatatatgtatatttagccACGGtcagtctgtccatctgtccatcacacacaatatctcggATACCACTGATCGGATTTTCACGAAACTTAAGGGAATGATGCCTCTCATTGTTCTATTctggcatttttaaaattgcactgattggcctcaGGGGGGGCCTAcaacatttctttatttgttagATTTTGCCTGAACTTAGGGgtatgatgcatctcaccactgtgttctcACACTTTCAAAGTTACACTGATCAGTCCATGGGGGGCCACTACATTATTTGTTCACTCATCCATGTGTCAAACACAATATTTCAGACACCATTGatccaattttgacaaaaccttgggaaatgatgcatctgacCTTTTGGCCAAAGGAGGAACTACAATTGCAGCTCAAagcaaggtgacatatttgctACTGATTGGCCCTTCATCATTCGTGGGccacgacatgtttactgttgccttgttgagATTATGCTGTAGGACTATGCTGGGCTATGCTAAACTCCCAGCCCAGTCCTCTTTCCCAAGTCTgcagacacaggagagagaaggtATGTGCGTCACAGCTAGGTGACACAGCTACATTTGAGTGGGGAGTGAGGACTAAGTACTGTCACATCCTGAAACCACTGgtgacaggaagcagagaagTACAACCGCACCCCTAGGCAAAATGGATATGGGCAGATAGTGCATTGGCTGAGAGCACACTGTTTGTGTGAGTAAATGTACACACGGCACGGGAAGAAATGCACTAAGCAAAACATAAAGGGAAGCTTGGGGGATTGTGAGAAGTGCAttagacaaagacaaaaagagtgagagggaaCAAAGGAAGGCACGGAGCAACAGGGTTGTGGCTGAGAGAGAAGTAGTGCACGTGTTtttcactgatgtgtgtgtgtgtttactgtagatacatgtgtgtgtgtactcaccaCATGTCAATGGGTGTAGAGTACTCAGTGGAGCCCAGTAGCACATCTGGTGGCCGGTACCATAATGTCACTACTTCGTTGGAGTACGTCTTAGTAGGGACAGACTTGGCTCGGGCCAAACCTTATTTCAAACACAGAAAGGTGACAGTAAATTAAGCAAATCTTGACACATTTCTTTTAGTTTCTGTGTTTAACATCTGAAAAGTCGTTGGCAAACCACTACATGAAATTTCAAGACAATAAGCAAGACTGATGCTAGTAAaagcaaagtaagtaccaaagTCTGCCAGTTTGAGCTCTCCCTTTTCATTGATGAGCAGGTTCTGGGGTTTGAGGTCTCTGTGGAGGACCTTCCTCCTGTGGCAGTAGGCTAGACCCCGCAACAACTGGAATAAGAAGAtctacagaggagaggagaggagaggagaggagaggagaggagaggagaggagaggactcaTTACAGCATTTCTCATTGTTACAGGCTTACTATTACTTTAATGAGTAACAAAGTAATTTATTGTTACATCTGAAAAGTGGTTTACTTTCAGATTCATATTTGTACTGGAATGTTAAACGCATATTTCAAAAGCCAAGCTGCTGGCCAATTTTACGCCATAGTCTAAAGTCTAAATCAAGAAAAGTTGGCAGCTGTAACCTCAACTCACACAGATTTcaatttgtattattatattgaaTAGTAATTTTTCCATTACTGCAGAATTCTCTTCAATACAGACCAAATGTATTCCTCTGACTTACCTTGACATTGTGAACACTCATGATGCTCCCGCAGTCATCCATGTACTGCTTCAGATCTTTTTCctgatgagaaagaaagaaagaaagaaagaaagaaagaaagaaagaaagaaagaaagaaaaacgaTGACAGAAATAGAGAAGTGGAAGACAAAGGGACCAGATGAATTATAGGCTACTGCAGTATAAATATTTAAACTAGACAAATATACCCTTTAAAGTCACACActaacatgcatgcacatgaacacacacacgataGACACTCACCAGGTACTCAAACACGAGTGTCAGGCACTTGTCAGTGTGGATAATGTCATGGAGGGTGACAATGTTGGCATGCTTCAAGTCCTTCAGCAGAGACACTAGCGGAGGGAGACACATCAGACTCTGTCAGTCACACAGTGTGTTAGCCACAAGTTAAACAGCTGATAGTTCAATAACAGCCCAGGGCACGACGAGGCTCAGCAGATTGGTAGCTCGGTCTCCACAACAATATTGAAACCACAGAGTTTCCTTGATAACATGGTCCCATGATGGCCCATGAGTTGTTTACTTCCAAATAACACAAGTCAAGCTTGTTGACCCCGGTCCAGTACCTTCTCGGATAGCTGTGCAGGGCGCGCCCTCCTCGTGCTCCAGTCGGATCTCTTTCAGAGCTACCAGGTTGTCTGTTAACTTGCTCCGTCCCTTAAACACCGTGGCATAGGTCccctgcagagagggagagggaggcgaCAAGGTGTGCATGAATGTTTTCTGCACGCATATGTGAAGTAAAGGCGACTGCAATATTTGGAGAGTTTGTATTTTGCTAATTTGCTTCTTTATTAATCTCACCTCCCCTAGTTTGTCCAGTTTGATGTAGGTTTCAAGTTTCCCAAAGCCGATTTCAGActagagaggagggagagaagaaagttAAGGAAGTTATGAGAACCGTCAAGGTGCATTGTCACTAAGCCAGTTTATATCTATTTTGGGTGTAGTCTGATTGTAGGCCAGGCCAGGGTATTTCAGGTAACTGTCTTTAGAATCAAGTCCTGCGGGATGGGGCCGTTTGTTCAGATTTAAATCCCATCTCTGATGACATTTGGCCTACAACTGCAGGGGCTTGAGTCACCAGCCCTTACCTCTgttatcgtgtgtgtgtgcgtgggtgtgtgtatgtgtgcgtgtgtgactgtgtgtgtctgtgctaaaACATTAGCTCTGTTTCTTCTTGGATCACTTCAGTGCCCCCTGCTCCTTCTTGCACCCATCAAGCAGCACCTATgttgctgcagagagacagcTAGAACACATTACCCTGATTCCAATGCTtcacttgacacacacacacacacacacacacacacacacatacacgtacacacacagccgcATGCACAAGCACGGGTGTATGAAGTTTCCACCATTATCCTAAAGAACCAGTACCTTTGCTACACTCCACATACATTCATGCACCATTCTCAAGTGTATTTGACAATTCTGTTATAGAGCTATTTTTCAAGGCAGCCATTTACAAGTGCAGATGTCAGACGTTTCTAAGGAGGTAACTATCAAAGTGGCAAGCTCCTCTAACATGTAAAtgcatgaataaaataaatttagtGTGACGTAGGTGTGGTGCTGGAGACATTTACACTCAAAGCCAATGCTACATGAACACTACATGTGCACTACACCTAAATGAAAGATATTGCACCACCTATGCTACATGTGTCGAACGCCTGTCTCTTCACTGTAAGTGTATGTTCATTCTTGGTCAGATCTTACAGGTCCTGCAGGCCAGGCTAGGCATTTTTTGGTCTAGTCgcaacaaaatgtaatttctcctcagcgctccctccctctatttctGTATCTCTGCATGGTGATGTCATTGTCAGTTGCAAATATATTCTTTGGCCACAGGAAGTCAGTATAACAAAGACAACTGAACGGGACATGAGCTCTTCCACTCCAGACAGCTTAATACGGATTACATATTTCcaaacatttatatatatatataggcctatttcaCATCAGTGTATGTATAATAGGCCTATACTCTGGATTAATCCTGAATACAGTTTATATAGGTTTAGCTGCATATGTGGCCCCCGGGCTTACAGGTCATGAATTATAGATGGATGTAGATATGTCAAGCTGTGATACCCACAGGCCTGTCAGTATTTAACCCTCTCACTGTCACTTTTCCTCGCTTATTTGTCCATCTCTGTCAGTGTATTTTCAGCCCAGttttctgtatatttctctGCTCCTACCCATCTTTCTCAACCTTGGTCTTCTACTGGCCCATGGCCCGTCCCAGCATGATCATATGAATGCCAGGCCAATGCTAGGACATGCTTGGCAAtgcctacgtgtgtgtgtgtgtgtatgcatgtgtgtatgaggggGA encodes the following:
- the LOC139928476 gene encoding cyclin-dependent kinase 17-like isoform X2; its protein translation is MDRMKIIKRRLSMSLRSARPVDDSLSELAEQMALDEPTAARDNEPMVVCAAHPPASHSAPSFLRQYAGQLGRTALRREPGGGLERDRAYLSLHRTGSLGIVHENVKMGSDGESDQASGTSSDEVQSPVRVRMRNNHHRRISNEDINKRLSLPADIRLPEGYLEKFAMNSPPFDKPMSRRLRRASLSEIGFGKLETYIKLDKLGEGTYATVFKGRSKLTDNLVALKEIRLEHEEGAPCTAIREVSLLKDLKHANIVTLHDIIHTDKCLTLVFEYLEKDLKQYMDDCGSIMSVHNVKIFLFQLLRGLAYCHRRKVLHRDLKPQNLLINEKGELKLADFGLARAKSVPTKTYSNEVVTLWYRPPDVLLGSTEYSTPIDMWGVGCIFYEMITGRPLFPGSTVEDELHLIFRILGTPTEETWPGITTSEEFKTYNFPRYNAEPLVNHAPRIDNDGHDLLSLLLQFEAKKRVSAEEALRHPYFRSLGDQVQTLADTASIFSVKDIQLQRDPGKRSSVYPETAQGKSRRQSVLF
- the LOC139928476 gene encoding cyclin-dependent kinase 17-like isoform X1 — encoded protein: MDRMKIIKRRLSMSLRSARPVDDSLSELAEQMALDEPTAARDNGIVHENVKMGSDGESDQASGTSSDEVQSPVRVRMRNNHHRRISNEDINKRLSLPADIRLPEGYLEKFAMNSPPFDKPMSRRLRRASLSEIGFGKLETYIKLDKLGEGTYATVFKGRSKLTDNLVALKEIRLEHEEGAPCTAIREVSLLKDLKHANIVTLHDIIHTDKCLTLVFEYLEKDLKQYMDDCGSIMSVHNVKIFLFQLLRGLAYCHRRKVLHRDLKPQNLLINEKGELKLADFGLARAKSVPTKTYSNEVVTLWYRPPDVLLGSTEYSTPIDMWGVGCIFYEMITGRPLFPGSTVEDELHLIFRILGTPTEETWPGITTSEEFKTYNFPRYNAEPLVNHAPRIDNDGHDLLSLLLQFEAKKRVSAEEALRHPYFRSLGDQVQTLADTASIFSVKDIQLQRDPGKRSSVYPETAQGKSRRQSVLF